The nucleotide sequence AAAAGGTATTTTTAGTGCGTTACTCGTTTCTTTCAACGAAGACGGTTCAATCAACGAAAAAGGCTTACGCCAAATTATCCGCCACAACATCGACAAAATGAAAGTGGACGGCTTATACGTTGGCGGCTCAAGCGGTGAAAACTTTATGCTTTCAACGGAAGAGAAAAAAGAGATCTTCCGCATCGCAAAAGACGAAGCAAAAGATGAGATTGCGTTAATCGCTCAAGTGGGTAGCGTAAACTTAAAAGAAGCGGTAGAGCTTGGTAAATATGCAACCGAATTAGGCTACGACAGCCTTTCTGCGGTTACGCCGTTCTACTACAAATTCAGCTTCCCGGAAATCAAACACTACTACGACACCATCATTGCAGAAACCGGCAATAATATGATCGTGTACTCTATTCCGTTCTTAACCGGCGTGAATATGGGCATTGAGCAATTCGGCGAACTTTACAAAAATCCGAAAGTATTAGGCGTGAAATTCACCGCTGGCGATTTCTACCTCTTAGAACGCTTGAAAAAAGCCTACCCGAACCACTTAATCTGGGCTGGTTTCGATGAAATGATGTTACCTGCAGCCTCACTCGGCGTGGACGGTGCAATCGGCTCAA is from Mannheimia varigena and encodes:
- the nanA gene encoding N-acetylneuraminate lyase; this translates as MKNLKGIFSALLVSFNEDGSINEKGLRQIIRHNIDKMKVDGLYVGGSSGENFMLSTEEKKEIFRIAKDEAKDEIALIAQVGSVNLKEAVELGKYATELGYDSLSAVTPFYYKFSFPEIKHYYDTIIAETGNNMIVYSIPFLTGVNMGIEQFGELYKNPKVLGVKFTAGDFYLLERLKKAYPNHLIWAGFDEMMLPAASLGVDGAIGSTFNVNGVRARQIFELAQQGKVKEALEIQHVTNDLIEGILANGLYLTIKELLKLEGVDAGYCREPMTAKATEQQLARAKELKAKFL